The following proteins are encoded in a genomic region of Aquifex aeolicus VF5:
- a CDS encoding transketolase C-terminal domain-containing protein: protein MPEQRVVEPDYLLLEAPREKKFITGSQAFAEAVKRANVDVAIAYPITPQSETMHLVGDLYAQGYVKDYYRAEEEYGAMSAIAGAVRGGARAFTATSGPGLLRGLEAIVSWPGHRIPAVLGVMTRVVNAPLSIQPDNVEISYLLNSGLVVLHAENQQDVFDFTLAGFVISEKVDVYLPVVVATEGFFVTHAKGYVELPPEDMKLPPRDPYKAPVPPTDCEIPPARIQRDAPVQKSNFMSYLIHAVWQQEVWSANRRAAKWIKHYLGGLIEVVNPDAEVFVVASGCAAAQGREAQRYATMEGLNVGLIKVKSLRPFPVDEIREALKNAKAVIVPEHNIVGWLAKEVKAAIPNSGIVVDGPRVYGGMTLPVELIMEEIYKAFGIKKEKKVVV from the coding sequence CAAGGGAGAAAAAATTTATTACCGGATCTCAGGCTTTTGCAGAAGCTGTAAAGAGGGCTAACGTAGACGTCGCTATAGCTTACCCCATAACTCCCCAATCCGAAACCATGCACCTAGTCGGTGACCTTTACGCACAAGGATACGTTAAGGATTACTATAGAGCGGAAGAAGAGTACGGTGCTATGTCCGCAATAGCGGGAGCGGTGAGAGGAGGAGCAAGAGCCTTTACCGCAACATCGGGTCCAGGACTTCTGAGAGGTCTTGAGGCTATAGTTTCATGGCCTGGACACAGAATTCCCGCAGTTCTCGGTGTAATGACCAGAGTCGTAAACGCACCCCTCTCCATACAGCCCGACAACGTTGAAATATCCTACTTACTTAACTCAGGACTCGTAGTTCTCCACGCTGAAAACCAGCAGGACGTTTTTGACTTTACACTGGCAGGTTTCGTGATCTCCGAAAAAGTAGACGTTTACCTGCCGGTCGTAGTTGCAACGGAAGGTTTCTTCGTAACTCACGCAAAAGGTTACGTAGAACTCCCACCTGAAGATATGAAACTCCCACCGAGAGATCCTTACAAAGCACCGGTACCGCCCACCGACTGTGAAATACCTCCTGCGAGAATACAGAGAGACGCTCCGGTTCAGAAGTCAAACTTCATGAGCTACCTTATACACGCTGTATGGCAGCAGGAAGTTTGGTCCGCAAACAGGAGAGCTGCAAAGTGGATTAAGCACTACCTCGGTGGACTCATAGAAGTTGTAAACCCAGACGCGGAAGTGTTCGTAGTAGCTTCCGGATGTGCAGCCGCACAGGGTAGGGAAGCTCAAAGGTACGCTACTATGGAAGGCCTAAACGTAGGTCTAATAAAGGTAAAATCCCTCAGACCGTTCCCCGTGGACGAAATAAGGGAAGCTCTCAAGAACGCAAAAGCCGTAATAGTTCCCGAGCACAACATAGTTGGATGGCTCGCAAAAGAAGTAAAAGCTGCTATACCCAACAGCGGAATAGTTGTTGACGGTCCGAGAGTTTACGGAGGAATGACCCTACCCGTTGAACTTATAATGGAAGAAATTTACAAAGCCTTCGGTATTAAGAAGGAAAAGAAGGTTGTTGTTTAA
- a CDS encoding thiamine pyrophosphate-dependent enzyme, protein MGLEYVRISPGFEKYMPRDYVDLVKYGPFGRKVDVMDMGQFKELVEEHPMCAGCYMAYFIRVFYTALPNPEDTIVIGTAGCARLALSQAAVPFIYGNYGDTNAVASGLKRALSIRFPDKHKDVVVIAGDGGLIDIGFGMTMHSWFRREKFTTIMVDNEVYGNTGGQESGMSPKGVQLKMAPLGKKFDKINAVELAKTAGCVYVARISPTNPKRIAKTIRRAILAARHFGPTFIHAYTSCNIEYSIPTREVLADARKREKQDFKFYEWMTDEVKEFLEEVERKEKQEVKK, encoded by the coding sequence ATGGGTCTGGAATACGTAAGAATTTCTCCAGGATTTGAAAAATACATGCCCAGAGACTACGTGGATCTCGTTAAGTACGGGCCCTTCGGAAGAAAAGTAGACGTAATGGATATGGGCCAATTCAAGGAACTCGTTGAAGAACACCCCATGTGCGCTGGATGCTACATGGCTTACTTCATAAGGGTGTTCTACACGGCACTCCCCAATCCCGAGGACACAATAGTAATCGGAACGGCGGGATGTGCAAGGCTCGCACTCTCACAAGCTGCAGTTCCCTTCATCTACGGTAACTACGGTGACACGAACGCAGTTGCATCTGGTCTAAAGAGGGCACTTTCTATAAGGTTCCCCGACAAACACAAGGACGTTGTAGTTATAGCAGGTGACGGTGGTCTCATAGACATCGGTTTTGGTATGACGATGCACTCCTGGTTCAGAAGGGAAAAGTTCACTACCATAATGGTTGACAACGAAGTTTACGGAAACACTGGCGGACAGGAAAGCGGAATGTCTCCCAAAGGCGTTCAACTCAAGATGGCTCCTTTAGGAAAGAAGTTCGATAAGATAAACGCCGTTGAACTTGCAAAGACTGCTGGATGTGTTTACGTTGCAAGAATTTCTCCCACAAACCCCAAGAGAATAGCTAAGACCATAAGAAGGGCGATACTTGCCGCAAGACACTTTGGTCCTACCTTCATCCACGCGTACACCTCCTGTAACATAGAGTACTCCATACCCACGAGAGAAGTTCTCGCAGACGCAAGGAAGAGGGAAAAGCAGGACTTCAAGTTCTACGAATGGATGACGGACGAAGTTAAGGAATTCCTTGAAGAAGTTGAAAGGAAGGAAAAGCAGGAGGTTAAGAAATGA
- a CDS encoding 2-oxoacid:acceptor oxidoreductase family protein — protein MKRYNIRIAGVGGQGVVTSAHIIGNAMAAAGKYASLVPFFGSEKRMAPVEAYVRASDQPIYEVGEVVYPNVIMIYHPQVITHGKSYTMPFYSGLKENGMIIINSDVDIIPDEDKKILEELNAKIYYIPATQIARDIAGTELATNMAMVGTFFGITRLVTLEHIEKALIERFLGGTFVASGGTTALDSAIEKKFKKKQELLAKNMEVIKYTMKMAEENGWVEEEEEQVKAQ, from the coding sequence ATGAAAAGGTACAACATAAGAATAGCCGGTGTTGGTGGGCAGGGGGTCGTTACCTCTGCCCACATTATTGGAAACGCTATGGCAGCCGCCGGAAAGTACGCCTCCCTGGTACCCTTCTTCGGTTCTGAAAAGAGAATGGCTCCCGTTGAAGCTTACGTCAGGGCTTCAGATCAGCCCATTTACGAAGTCGGTGAAGTTGTTTACCCCAACGTTATCATGATTTACCACCCTCAGGTTATAACTCACGGTAAGTCCTACACAATGCCCTTCTACTCCGGACTAAAAGAGAATGGAATGATAATAATTAACTCGGACGTAGACATAATTCCCGATGAAGACAAGAAAATACTCGAAGAACTAAACGCAAAGATTTACTACATTCCAGCTACCCAGATAGCGAGGGACATAGCCGGAACGGAACTCGCCACGAACATGGCTATGGTGGGAACTTTCTTCGGTATCACGAGACTCGTTACTCTCGAACACATAGAAAAGGCTTTAATTGAAAGGTTCCTAGGAGGAACTTTCGTAGCATCAGGTGGTACCACGGCACTTGACTCCGCAATTGAAAAGAAATTCAAGAAGAAACAAGAACTCCTTGCAAAGAACATGGAGGTTATTAAGTACACGATGAAGATGGCTGAAGAAAACGGCTGGGTAGAGGAGGAAGAAGAGCAGGTAAAAGCCCAGTAG
- a CDS encoding ferredoxin oxidoreductase 2 subunit ForD — MYFVADVKEKECAQYNCKQCVLFCPEPNCLNFKASTNSAWVWYDRCKGCEICVYVCSDLLKRHCIEMVMVTPKATAKS, encoded by the coding sequence ATGTACTTTGTGGCTGATGTAAAAGAAAAAGAATGTGCTCAGTACAACTGCAAACAGTGCGTTCTCTTCTGCCCTGAGCCAAACTGCTTGAACTTTAAGGCTTCTACGAACAGCGCTTGGGTATGGTACGACAGGTGTAAGGGATGCGAAATCTGCGTTTACGTGTGTTCTGACCTCTTAAAGAGACACTGCATTGAAATGGTAATGGTAACGCCCAAGGCTACGGCAAAATCTTAA
- the carB gene encoding carbamoyl-phosphate synthase large subunit has protein sequence MSKKVVILGSGPNRIGQGIEFDYACVHAVFSLQEEGYYAVMVNCNPETVSTDYDTADKLYFEPIVFEHVMDIIEREKPEGVILQFGGQTPLKLALPLQKNGVKILGTKPESIDKAEDRELFRELIIELGLKQPPSGTARTKEEALKIAKEIGFPVLVRPSYVLGGRAMRIVYDEEELKEYLEEAVSVSHERPVLIDKFLDNSIELDVDAVSDGKDVLIGAVMEHIEEAGVHSGDSATSIPPYSLSKEIVEEVKEQTRKLAVALEVKGLINVQYAVQNNEVYVLEVNPRASRTVPFVSKSIGYPLAKIATKVAIGKSLREILPEVFERLEKGEAHFASDFLPKEKKIFSVKEVVFPWKRFPEVDPILGPEMKSTGEVMGIDKEFGLAYYKAQLSAGYRLPEKGNLFISVADRDKPKILELAKEFEKLGFGIYATSGTYKFLKEHGVNAKRVLKVSEGRPNVVDMIINGEIHLVINTPSGKREKSDAYYIRRACVQFNVPYYTTMRAGYAVLEAIKSIKKLKEEGKGLSVHSLQEIYNI, from the coding sequence ATGTCTAAAAAGGTTGTAATACTCGGAAGCGGACCCAACAGAATAGGACAAGGTATAGAGTTCGATTACGCCTGTGTTCACGCCGTTTTTTCTCTTCAAGAAGAAGGTTATTACGCCGTAATGGTTAACTGCAATCCCGAAACCGTTTCTACCGACTACGACACAGCCGATAAACTCTACTTTGAGCCTATTGTCTTTGAACACGTAATGGACATAATAGAGCGAGAAAAACCCGAAGGCGTTATACTCCAGTTTGGCGGACAAACCCCTCTGAAGCTAGCACTCCCGCTTCAAAAAAACGGAGTAAAAATCTTAGGAACTAAACCCGAAAGCATAGACAAAGCTGAGGACAGGGAACTTTTCAGGGAATTAATAATAGAGCTGGGGCTCAAGCAACCACCAAGCGGTACTGCAAGAACAAAAGAAGAAGCCCTAAAAATAGCAAAGGAAATAGGCTTCCCCGTTCTTGTGAGACCCTCTTACGTACTCGGCGGAAGGGCTATGCGGATAGTCTACGACGAGGAAGAATTGAAGGAATACCTCGAAGAGGCTGTAAGCGTAAGTCATGAGAGACCCGTATTAATAGACAAATTCCTTGACAACAGTATAGAACTGGACGTTGACGCGGTATCTGACGGAAAAGACGTTTTAATCGGAGCGGTTATGGAGCACATAGAAGAGGCGGGAGTTCACTCCGGAGACAGCGCTACTTCAATACCCCCCTACTCCCTTTCCAAGGAAATTGTAGAAGAAGTAAAGGAACAGACGAGAAAACTCGCCGTAGCCCTTGAGGTAAAGGGACTCATAAACGTTCAGTACGCGGTTCAAAACAACGAGGTTTACGTCCTTGAGGTAAACCCGCGGGCTTCTAGAACGGTTCCCTTCGTCAGCAAAAGTATAGGTTATCCCCTTGCAAAAATAGCAACTAAAGTTGCAATTGGGAAAAGCTTGAGGGAAATACTACCGGAAGTCTTTGAAAGACTTGAGAAAGGAGAGGCACACTTTGCCTCGGATTTCCTCCCTAAAGAAAAAAAGATATTCTCTGTAAAGGAAGTCGTATTTCCCTGGAAACGTTTTCCGGAAGTTGACCCGATTTTAGGGCCGGAAATGAAGAGTACGGGGGAGGTTATGGGGATAGATAAAGAGTTCGGACTCGCCTACTACAAGGCTCAGCTTTCAGCTGGCTACAGACTTCCAGAAAAGGGAAACTTATTTATAAGCGTTGCGGACAGGGACAAACCCAAAATCCTTGAACTTGCAAAAGAATTTGAGAAACTCGGTTTTGGTATATATGCAACTTCCGGTACTTACAAATTTCTAAAGGAGCACGGTGTAAACGCCAAAAGGGTTTTGAAGGTTTCAGAAGGCAGACCTAACGTTGTTGACATGATAATAAACGGAGAAATTCATCTGGTAATAAATACTCCCTCCGGAAAGCGTGAAAAGAGCGACGCTTATTACATAAGGAGGGCATGCGTTCAGTTTAACGTTCCTTACTACACTACGATGCGTGCGGGATACGCAGTTCTTGAAGCAATAAAAAGCATAAAGAAATTAAAAGAAGAAGGAAAAGGCTTAAGTGTTCATTCCCTTCAAGAGATTTATAATATTTAG
- the sixA gene encoding phosphohistidine phosphatase SixA, giving the protein MFWVFLVRHGEAYPEEVDPQRPLTEKGRKDTEKIAKALKNFGVKPELIYTSPKLRAKQTAKIIANILGVEKIRETELLLPNTDPKETSKLIDGKNVVLCGHLPNLARLFSLLYLSEDNERRVNLSTSGALVLKWKDFWVLELLLEPSVL; this is encoded by the coding sequence ATGTTTTGGGTTTTTCTCGTAAGGCACGGTGAGGCTTATCCCGAAGAGGTAGACCCTCAAAGACCTTTAACCGAAAAGGGAAGGAAAGATACAGAAAAGATCGCGAAAGCCCTGAAAAATTTCGGTGTAAAACCTGAACTGATATACACTTCTCCTAAGCTGAGGGCAAAACAAACCGCAAAAATAATTGCGAACATTTTAGGTGTTGAAAAAATCAGGGAAACGGAACTCCTCCTTCCGAATACCGATCCAAAAGAAACTTCAAAGCTGATTGACGGAAAAAACGTAGTCCTTTGCGGACACCTTCCCAATCTCGCCCGCTTGTTTTCCTTACTTTATCTGTCTGAAGACAACGAAAGAAGGGTTAATTTATCCACATCTGGAGCTTTAGTTCTCAAATGGAAAGATTTCTGGGTTTTAGAACTCCTCTTGGAGCCCTCGGTGTTGTAA
- a CDS encoding septal ring lytic transglycosylase RlpA family protein yields the protein MERFLGFRTPLGALGVVILLTLILSSCSVKTSYKEKGRVYNGKCPEYAKVWVHYCPTKYAYTDRYQHLSKVKIVNPRNGKSVKISLRLNKKVRGICLPKRLKKYLGKPFLGKVYLLRCGENGVKKCPKYIRGYASWYGGKFHGRKTASGIRFNQHEYYAAHRYLPFGTLLEVKNLKNGRKVIVKVVDRGPYVRGRHLDLSYAAAKKLGMIRDGVIPFEAKVLRCGY from the coding sequence ATGGAAAGATTTCTGGGTTTTAGAACTCCTCTTGGAGCCCTCGGTGTTGTAATACTCTTAACACTCATTCTTTCCAGCTGTAGTGTAAAAACCTCATACAAAGAAAAGGGTAGAGTTTACAACGGCAAATGTCCAGAATATGCAAAAGTATGGGTTCATTACTGCCCAACGAAATACGCTTACACGGACAGGTATCAGCACCTCAGTAAGGTAAAAATCGTAAATCCCAGAAACGGAAAAAGTGTAAAAATATCACTCAGACTTAACAAAAAGGTTAGGGGTATATGCCTACCTAAGAGGCTGAAGAAGTACTTAGGAAAGCCCTTTCTGGGAAAGGTTTATCTTCTAAGATGCGGAGAAAACGGCGTAAAGAAGTGTCCGAAGTACATAAGGGGATACGCCTCGTGGTACGGAGGAAAGTTCCACGGGAGGAAAACTGCTTCGGGAATAAGGTTCAATCAACACGAGTATTACGCAGCTCACAGGTACTTGCCATTCGGAACACTCCTTGAAGTTAAAAATTTAAAAAACGGCAGAAAGGTGATTGTTAAAGTCGTGGACAGGGGACCCTACGTCAGGGGAAGGCACCTTGACCTTTCTTACGCAGCAGCTAAAAAGCTGGGTATGATAAGGGACGGTGTAATTCCCTTTGAGGCGAAAGTGCTCAGGTGTGGTTACTGA
- the purF gene encoding amidophosphoribosyltransferase gives MCGVAGVFNSPYAAEYALLMIYSLQHRGQESVGISSSDEKEIYTVKKPGRVLEAIKKEDLEKLKGSIAIAHVRYSTAGNAGGFNAQPLVRETPLGKVAVVHNGNLVNFLTLRKELEDKGIKFNYNSDSELFLALLEEGRTYIPEGVTLHPEDKDFLPYIFYALSRVKGAYSLIYLFRDKLVVARDPYGFRPLALGRKKNTILVASESCAFDILEAEFWREVKPGEVLVIDKKGKRSYRIFSSPRKAMCIFEFVYFSRPDSYIFGDWVYNVRKEMGRQLAREDNIEADVVIPVPDSGVVPALGYAEEKGLPFEYGLIRNHYVGRSFIEPTPELRNLRVLMKLSPNRAVLQGKRVIVIDDSLVRGTTSKRIVSMLRRAGAKEIHMRIASPPVVGPCYYGIDTPTKEELIANKMPIEDIAKFIGVDSLKYLSLEGLRKCVDKPEDFCDACFSLNYPVEVEDNVPSKIR, from the coding sequence ATGTGCGGAGTTGCAGGAGTCTTTAATTCCCCTTACGCAGCGGAATATGCCCTTTTAATGATTTACTCACTCCAGCACAGGGGACAGGAAAGTGTAGGGATAAGTTCCTCTGATGAAAAGGAAATTTACACCGTTAAAAAACCCGGAAGGGTTTTAGAAGCGATAAAAAAAGAAGACCTTGAAAAATTAAAAGGAAGTATAGCGATAGCACACGTCAGGTACTCAACAGCGGGAAACGCAGGAGGCTTTAACGCCCAGCCTCTTGTGAGGGAAACACCTCTCGGAAAAGTTGCGGTAGTACACAACGGAAACCTCGTAAACTTCCTAACTTTGAGAAAGGAGCTTGAAGATAAAGGTATAAAGTTCAATTACAACTCTGACAGCGAACTCTTTTTAGCACTTCTTGAGGAAGGAAGGACCTATATACCTGAAGGTGTAACGCTTCATCCGGAGGACAAGGATTTCCTTCCCTACATCTTTTACGCCCTTTCTAGAGTTAAAGGTGCCTACAGTTTGATATACCTCTTTAGGGACAAGCTCGTAGTTGCGAGGGATCCATACGGTTTCAGACCCTTAGCCTTGGGAAGGAAGAAAAACACCATTCTGGTAGCTTCGGAGAGCTGTGCCTTTGACATACTTGAAGCTGAATTCTGGAGAGAAGTAAAACCGGGTGAAGTTCTCGTAATAGACAAAAAAGGAAAGAGGAGCTACAGGATATTCAGTTCACCCAGAAAAGCTATGTGCATATTTGAGTTTGTGTACTTCTCAAGACCGGACAGCTACATATTCGGCGACTGGGTATACAACGTGAGAAAAGAAATGGGAAGACAGCTTGCGAGAGAAGATAACATAGAAGCGGACGTTGTCATTCCCGTTCCCGATTCTGGAGTCGTTCCGGCACTCGGATACGCGGAGGAAAAGGGACTGCCTTTTGAGTACGGGCTTATAAGAAACCACTACGTGGGAAGGAGCTTTATAGAACCAACACCCGAACTCAGAAACTTAAGAGTTTTAATGAAGCTCTCTCCCAACAGAGCCGTTCTGCAAGGGAAGAGAGTTATAGTTATAGATGACTCCCTCGTGAGAGGAACTACCTCAAAGAGGATAGTCAGCATGCTCAGGAGGGCAGGTGCTAAGGAAATACACATGAGGATAGCCTCTCCGCCCGTCGTGGGACCCTGTTACTACGGCATAGACACGCCCACAAAAGAGGAGTTAATAGCAAACAAAATGCCGATAGAGGATATAGCCAAGTTCATAGGTGTAGATTCCCTGAAGTACCTTTCTTTAGAAGGCTTGAGAAAGTGTGTTGATAAGCCTGAAGATTTCTGCGACGCATGCTTTAGCCTGAATTATCCCGTAGAAGTTGAAGATAATGTCCCCTCAAAGATACGCTAA
- a CDS encoding DUF5335 family protein, which translates to MATKAIPKEQWEKYFDNLSKNLPAVEVQLEVVDKEIGDQVEVEYSPLLGLSYDPKDDVFEIQFRETHDHLIYHPKEIYVEEEDGKITTIEVVDKEGTRYILRIKPAIPLPE; encoded by the coding sequence ATGGCTACAAAAGCTATACCAAAAGAACAGTGGGAAAAGTACTTTGATAACCTTTCTAAAAACCTGCCCGCTGTTGAAGTTCAGCTGGAAGTAGTAGACAAGGAAATTGGAGACCAGGTGGAAGTTGAGTACTCCCCCCTTTTGGGACTCTCTTACGATCCCAAAGATGACGTATTTGAGATTCAGTTCAGAGAAACCCACGATCACCTCATTTACCATCCCAAAGAAATATACGTAGAAGAAGAGGACGGGAAAATAACCACAATAGAAGTGGTGGACAAGGAAGGAACTCGCTACATCCTAAGAATAAAACCTGCAATTCCTTTACCCGAGTAA
- the murG gene encoding undecaprenyldiphospho-muramoylpentapeptide beta-N-acetylglucosaminyltransferase, giving the protein MIAVSGGGTGGHFFPALAFTNYVLKKEKVKFIGSKRGIEYELKDLIKTEKLFLDVEPLRERNFYQKLKAIWKFLKAQEEINEFLKEDYRALIFGGYASLPLGINTVLRRKELFIHEQNSIPSKTNKILSKKAKKVLITFNYTKRFFPEGVRVGLPIRKELKKKLPKKEVKKRFGLEPDKITVLIFGGSQGALFLNELARDLKSVLPKEFQVILLTGKIHYEKFKNLEGEKFRVMPFSLDMGLIYSASDVAISRAGAGTINELSHFGVPSVFVPYPYAVDDHQFYNAKEIEKLGGGLVLRQEEAKPDKVLSALKEIVKNLERYSENIKKFFAEGAEERMYEELLG; this is encoded by the coding sequence ATGATCGCTGTATCAGGAGGAGGAACGGGCGGACACTTTTTTCCCGCTCTAGCTTTTACAAATTATGTCTTAAAAAAGGAAAAAGTGAAGTTCATCGGGAGTAAAAGGGGAATAGAATACGAGTTAAAAGATTTAATAAAGACAGAAAAGCTGTTCCTTGATGTAGAACCATTAAGGGAAAGAAATTTTTACCAAAAGTTAAAGGCTATTTGGAAGTTCTTAAAAGCTCAGGAAGAGATAAACGAATTTTTAAAAGAGGATTACAGGGCTTTGATCTTCGGAGGATACGCATCCCTTCCCTTAGGAATAAATACAGTTTTGAGAAGGAAAGAGCTCTTTATTCACGAGCAAAACTCGATTCCGAGTAAAACTAACAAAATCCTATCAAAAAAAGCAAAAAAAGTTTTAATCACTTTTAATTACACTAAAAGGTTTTTCCCAGAAGGCGTAAGGGTGGGACTACCCATAAGAAAAGAACTAAAGAAAAAACTTCCGAAGAAAGAAGTAAAGAAGAGATTTGGTTTAGAACCTGACAAAATAACTGTTCTCATATTCGGTGGTTCTCAGGGAGCACTCTTTTTAAACGAGCTCGCAAGAGATTTAAAGAGTGTTCTTCCGAAGGAATTTCAGGTAATTCTCCTTACCGGAAAAATTCACTACGAAAAGTTTAAAAATCTGGAAGGGGAAAAATTTCGCGTAATGCCCTTTTCTCTTGATATGGGACTAATTTATTCAGCTTCAGATGTCGCGATTTCACGGGCGGGAGCTGGCACGATAAACGAGCTTTCGCACTTTGGTGTACCTTCTGTGTTTGTTCCATACCCTTATGCGGTTGACGACCACCAATTTTACAACGCTAAAGAAATAGAAAAACTGGGAGGAGGTTTGGTTTTAAGACAGGAAGAAGCTAAACCTGATAAAGTTTTATCCGCCTTAAAGGAAATTGTTAAAAACTTGGAAAGGTATTCAGAAAATATTAAAAAATTTTTCGCAGAAGGGGCAGAGGAGAGGATGTACGAAGAATTACTCGGGTAA
- the purE gene encoding 5-(carboxyamino)imidazole ribonucleotide mutase, whose product MKPLVGVIMGSISDWEYMKKAVEVLKEFGVPHEVKVVSAHRTPELMYEYAKTARERGIEVIIAGAGGSAHLPGMTASMTTLPVIGVPIPTKNLGGVDSLYSIVQMPAGIPVATVAIGNATNAGLLAVRILSIKYPEYAKKLDEYTEKLKEKVAKMNEELQKEVENGI is encoded by the coding sequence ATGAAACCACTCGTTGGCGTAATAATGGGAAGTATTTCCGACTGGGAGTATATGAAAAAGGCTGTTGAAGTTTTAAAGGAATTCGGAGTTCCTCACGAGGTTAAAGTGGTCTCCGCACACAGAACGCCCGAACTCATGTATGAATACGCAAAAACCGCAAGGGAGAGGGGAATAGAGGTGATAATAGCGGGAGCGGGAGGCTCCGCCCATCTTCCGGGAATGACCGCCTCTATGACTACACTTCCCGTTATAGGCGTTCCCATACCCACTAAAAACCTCGGAGGAGTGGACTCGTTGTACTCGATAGTCCAGATGCCAGCGGGTATTCCCGTGGCTACGGTGGCTATAGGAAACGCAACAAATGCCGGGCTCTTAGCGGTAAGAATTCTCTCAATAAAGTACCCCGAGTATGCTAAGAAATTGGACGAGTACACGGAAAAACTGAAGGAGAAAGTGGCTAAAATGAACGAAGAACTGCAAAAGGAGGTGGAAAATGGAATTTGA
- the ahcY gene encoding adenosylhomocysteinase, whose amino-acid sequence MEFDVKDLSLAEEGLKRIEWAEMDMPVLRQIRERFSKEKPLKGKKISACLHVTTETANLMRTLKEGGAEVYLTASNPLSTQDDVAAALVKYFEIPVFAIRGEDRETYYKHLRAVIEKEPDVVIDDGADLISTLHKEYPGLAEKVLGGMEETTTGVIRLRAMAEQGVLKFPIIAVNDAYTKHMFDNRYGTGQSTIDGILRATNRLLAGSYFVVAGYGWCGKGVAQRARGMGAIVIVTEVDPIKALEARMDGFLVMPMEEAAKLGDFFVTVTGNIHVIRREHFEVMKDGAIVANSGHFNVEIDIPALEEMAVEKREIRKEVTEYKLKDGRRIYLLAEGRLVNLAAAEGHPASVMDMSFSNQALSAEYIVKHHKELEKKVYRVPREIDEAVARLKLNALGIKIDELTEEQKKYLSSWEMGT is encoded by the coding sequence ATGGAATTTGACGTGAAGGATTTGTCCTTAGCGGAAGAGGGATTGAAGAGGATTGAGTGGGCTGAAATGGACATGCCCGTCCTCAGGCAGATAAGGGAAAGATTTTCAAAGGAAAAACCCCTGAAAGGTAAGAAGATTTCCGCATGCCTTCACGTAACTACGGAGACCGCTAACCTTATGAGAACTTTGAAGGAAGGAGGAGCGGAAGTTTACCTAACGGCTTCAAATCCACTATCCACGCAGGACGACGTTGCGGCGGCACTCGTAAAGTACTTTGAAATTCCCGTTTTTGCAATCAGAGGAGAGGACAGGGAAACTTATTACAAGCATCTGAGGGCTGTGATAGAAAAGGAACCGGACGTTGTTATTGACGACGGTGCGGATTTAATTTCAACGCTTCACAAAGAATACCCCGGGCTTGCGGAAAAGGTTCTCGGCGGTATGGAGGAAACCACAACGGGAGTTATAAGACTGAGGGCTATGGCAGAACAAGGAGTTTTAAAGTTTCCCATAATAGCGGTAAACGACGCATACACAAAACACATGTTTGACAACAGGTACGGAACGGGTCAGTCTACGATAGACGGTATTTTGAGGGCTACTAACAGACTTCTGGCGGGTTCATACTTCGTAGTTGCGGGTTACGGGTGGTGTGGAAAAGGAGTTGCTCAAAGGGCAAGGGGAATGGGAGCGATAGTGATAGTTACGGAAGTTGATCCGATAAAGGCTCTGGAAGCCAGAATGGACGGATTTCTGGTAATGCCTATGGAAGAGGCGGCAAAGCTCGGTGACTTTTTCGTGACCGTCACGGGAAACATACACGTCATTAGAAGAGAACACTTTGAAGTAATGAAGGATGGTGCCATAGTTGCAAACAGCGGACACTTTAACGTGGAAATAGACATTCCGGCACTTGAAGAAATGGCGGTAGAAAAAAGGGAAATAAGGAAAGAAGTTACGGAGTACAAATTAAAGGACGGAAGGAGGATATACCTCCTTGCGGAAGGGAGGCTCGTGAACTTAGCTGCCGCGGAAGGTCACCCAGCATCTGTTATGGACATGTCCTTCTCAAACCAGGCTCTGAGTGCTGAATACATAGTAAAACACCACAAAGAACTCGAAAAAAAGGTTTACAGAGTTCCGAGGGAAATAGACGAGGCTGTTGCAAGGTTAAAGTTAAACGCCTTGGGAATAAAGATAGACGAACTCACGGAAGAGCAGAAGAAATACCTGAGTTCCTGGGAAATGGGCACCTGA